A single genomic interval of Microbacterium sp. BLY harbors:
- the cydB gene encoding cytochrome d ubiquinol oxidase subunit II, whose translation MDLATIWFWVVAFLFVGYFVLDGFDFGVGMSLPFLGKDDVSRRQVINTIGPVWDLNETWVIVAGASLFASFPEWYATLFSGFYLPLLLILLALILRGVSFEYRHQRKSRQWKRGFDRMIVIGSVVPALLWGVAFGNIVQGVAIDENHIYVGGFFSLLNPYALLVGVTTLLLFFLHGVLFVALKTDGQVHEDARKLAKKAALPTILVAAATVIWTVAIAMGREAPLLWLVIGAGALAAVSLIAAVGFSLVRRDGWAFVAGMLTVMFAVVMLFSALFPFVMPSTIDPAYSLTIANASSTPYTLQIMSWTALIALPLVIAYQSWTYWVFRKRVTRRSIEGAPAHA comes from the coding sequence ATGGATCTCGCAACGATCTGGTTCTGGGTGGTCGCCTTCCTGTTCGTCGGCTACTTCGTCCTCGACGGGTTCGACTTCGGTGTCGGCATGTCGCTGCCGTTCCTCGGCAAGGACGACGTGTCGCGCCGGCAGGTCATCAACACGATCGGTCCCGTGTGGGACCTCAACGAGACGTGGGTCATCGTGGCCGGGGCGTCGTTGTTCGCCTCGTTCCCCGAGTGGTACGCCACGCTGTTCAGCGGGTTCTACCTGCCGCTGCTGCTCATCCTGCTCGCGCTCATCCTCCGCGGCGTCTCGTTCGAGTACCGGCATCAGCGGAAGAGCCGGCAGTGGAAGCGCGGCTTCGACCGGATGATCGTGATCGGCTCGGTCGTCCCGGCGCTGCTCTGGGGCGTCGCATTCGGCAACATCGTGCAGGGGGTGGCGATCGATGAGAACCACATCTACGTCGGCGGCTTCTTCTCGCTGCTCAACCCGTACGCGCTGCTCGTCGGCGTCACGACCCTCCTCCTCTTCTTCCTGCACGGCGTGCTGTTCGTCGCGCTGAAGACGGACGGCCAGGTGCACGAGGACGCGCGGAAGCTCGCGAAGAAGGCGGCCCTCCCGACGATCCTCGTCGCAGCCGCGACGGTGATCTGGACGGTCGCGATCGCGATGGGCCGCGAGGCGCCGTTGCTCTGGCTGGTCATCGGGGCCGGTGCGCTCGCGGCGGTCAGCCTGATCGCGGCGGTCGGCTTCTCGCTCGTGCGCCGCGACGGGTGGGCGTTCGTCGCCGGCATGCTCACGGTCATGTTCGCCGTCGTCATGCTGTTCTCCGCGCTGTTCCCGTTCGTGATGCCCTCGACGATCGACCCGGCGTACAGCCTGACGATCGCCAACGCATCGAGCACTCCGTATACGCTGCAGATCATGAGCTGGACCGCGCTGATCGCCCTGCCGTTGGTCATCGCGTACCAGTCGTGGACCTACTGGGTGTTCCGCAAGCGCGTCACCCGCCGGTCGATCGAGGGGGCTCCGGCGCACGCGTGA
- a CDS encoding cytochrome ubiquinol oxidase subunit I: MEWLDPLALARWQFGLTTVYHYLFVPLTIGMALVAAIFQTAWVRTGKVQYLHLTRFFGKIFLINFAMGVVTGIVQEFQFGMNWSDYSRFVGDVFGAPLAFEGLLAFFFEATFIGLWIFGWDKLPQKIHLATIWCVSIGSILSAYFIIAANAFMQNPVGYTYNEATNRAELTDFWALLTNPVALAAFPHTIFGALMFAAGVVISVSAWHLARGQHFDTMRISLKFGLWAMIFSTAGVVLTGDQLGLAMYAAQPMKMAAAEATFNTVCGADASFSIFTLGTPDGSSELFSIRVPYLLSLLSTHTLDACVHGINDLNAEYAQTYASTGLTDFAPVLWITYWSFRWMIGLGIAAALVAVAGLWVTRKKATKPVAPWMWKVAIWSFPLALAANIMGWVFTEMGRQPWIVFGLMSTRDGVSPGVTGVEVLISLIAFTAIYAALAVVEVKLIVKAAQKGPDTDEQPHEETAQLPSVVY; the protein is encoded by the coding sequence ATGGAATGGCTTGATCCGCTCGCTCTGGCCCGATGGCAATTCGGCCTGACGACCGTCTATCACTACCTCTTCGTCCCCCTGACGATCGGGATGGCGCTGGTCGCCGCGATCTTCCAGACGGCGTGGGTCCGGACGGGCAAGGTCCAGTACCTGCACCTCACCCGGTTCTTCGGGAAGATCTTCCTCATCAACTTCGCCATGGGCGTGGTCACCGGCATCGTGCAGGAGTTCCAGTTCGGCATGAACTGGTCGGACTACTCCCGCTTCGTCGGCGACGTGTTCGGTGCCCCGCTCGCCTTCGAGGGCCTGCTGGCGTTCTTCTTCGAGGCGACCTTCATCGGCCTCTGGATCTTCGGCTGGGACAAGCTCCCGCAGAAGATCCACCTCGCCACCATCTGGTGCGTCTCCATCGGCAGCATCCTGTCGGCGTACTTCATCATCGCCGCCAACGCGTTCATGCAGAACCCGGTCGGCTACACGTACAACGAGGCGACCAACCGTGCCGAGCTCACCGACTTCTGGGCGCTGCTGACCAACCCCGTCGCTCTCGCCGCGTTCCCGCACACCATCTTCGGCGCGCTCATGTTCGCCGCCGGTGTCGTCATCTCGGTGTCCGCGTGGCACCTGGCCCGCGGGCAGCACTTCGACACCATGCGCATCTCGCTGAAGTTCGGCCTCTGGGCGATGATCTTCTCGACCGCGGGCGTCGTGCTCACCGGTGACCAGCTGGGTCTGGCGATGTACGCCGCGCAGCCGATGAAGATGGCGGCCGCGGAGGCGACGTTCAACACCGTCTGCGGCGCCGACGCCTCCTTCAGCATCTTCACGCTGGGGACGCCGGACGGCAGCTCGGAGCTGTTCTCGATCCGGGTGCCGTACCTGCTGTCGCTGCTGTCGACCCACACGCTCGACGCGTGTGTGCACGGCATCAACGACCTCAACGCCGAGTACGCCCAGACCTACGCGAGCACCGGCCTCACCGACTTCGCCCCGGTCCTCTGGATCACGTACTGGTCGTTCCGCTGGATGATCGGCCTCGGCATCGCCGCCGCCCTCGTCGCCGTCGCCGGCCTCTGGGTCACCCGCAAGAAGGCCACGAAGCCGGTCGCGCCGTGGATGTGGAAGGTCGCCATCTGGTCGTTCCCGCTCGCGCTCGCCGCCAACATCATGGGCTGGGTGTTCACCGAGATGGGCCGACAGCCGTGGATCGTGTTCGGCCTGATGTCCACGCGCGACGGTGTCTCGCCCGGCGTGACCGGCGTCGAGGTCCTGATCTCGCTGATCGCCTTCACCGCGATCTACGCCGCGCTGGCCGTGGTCGAGGTCAAGCTGATCGTCAAGGCCGCCCAGAAGGGGCCGGACACCGACGAACAGCCCCATGAGGAGACGGCTCAGCTGCCGTCGGTCGTGTACTGA
- a CDS encoding metalloregulator ArsR/SmtB family transcription factor produces the protein MSNGGSVCGPISSYSRVRILHLLFEARHSGGSGELAIADLCDATGLHANTVREHLQRLIEGGYVIPTIEHRTTRGRPRTLYRAATGAPDASSPVARSKAKAAARRGDLLRSVLPGTATALGKDATYQLDALVEHLEESGFEPVVDDRGLTVDLSPCPHAAGRPEDRPMLCQVHLGLMQGILAEAGGPLEAEHVREAALPSECTVQLRDTAAQASNRTGVAHGMA, from the coding sequence ATGTCCAATGGCGGGTCCGTCTGCGGGCCGATCTCCAGCTACTCCCGGGTGCGCATCCTGCACCTCCTCTTCGAAGCCCGGCACTCCGGTGGCTCCGGGGAACTCGCGATCGCCGACCTCTGCGACGCCACGGGTCTGCACGCCAACACGGTGCGCGAGCACCTCCAGCGGCTCATCGAGGGCGGGTATGTCATCCCCACCATCGAGCACCGCACCACGCGCGGCCGCCCGCGCACGCTGTACCGCGCCGCCACCGGAGCCCCGGACGCCTCCAGCCCGGTCGCGCGCAGCAAGGCCAAGGCCGCCGCTCGTCGCGGCGACCTGCTCCGCAGCGTCCTCCCCGGCACCGCGACCGCGCTGGGGAAGGACGCCACGTACCAGCTCGACGCCCTCGTCGAGCACCTCGAGGAGAGCGGCTTCGAGCCCGTCGTGGACGACCGCGGCCTGACCGTCGACCTGAGCCCGTGTCCGCACGCCGCCGGCCGTCCGGAGGACCGCCCGATGCTCTGCCAGGTGCATCTCGGGCTGATGCAGGGCATCCTTGCAGAAGCGGGGGGACCGCTCGAAGCAGAGCATGTGCGCGAAGCAGCGCTCCCTTCCGAATGCACCGTACAGCTGCGCGACACCGCCGCGCAGGCGTCGAACAGAACGGGAGTCGCTCATGGAATGGCTTGA
- the radA gene encoding DNA repair protein RadA — MATRKPAPPAYVCTECGWTTAKWVGRCGECQQWGTVQEQATQTGILRRVNALAPTADRAARPITQITTQDAPRRTSGVGEFDRVLGGGIVPGAAILLSGEPGVGKSTLLLEVAAQAARSGRRVLYASAEESPAQVRLRAERTGALHDELYLASETDLATILGHIDEVQPQLVIVDSVQTVSSSLTDGAAGQPSQVREVAATLIRVAKERDLPIIIVGHVTKDGQVAGPRVLEHLVDVVCHFEGDRQTSLRFIRALKNRFGPTDEVGCFEMTGDGIAEVPDPSGLFLSQGASEPGTCVAISLEGRRALPVEVQALTVPSNAPNPRRIVHGLDSSRVAMVLAILERRAGVPTGSLDVYVSTVGGVRFTEPAADLAIAIAVAGSIQMISVPRTVAAVGELSLAGEVRPVTQAAQRRSEAARLGYEQVVDDRSKTLRAALGDVRARNSTRRPDRDIPPF; from the coding sequence ATGGCCACCCGGAAACCCGCTCCTCCCGCGTACGTCTGCACCGAGTGCGGGTGGACGACGGCCAAGTGGGTCGGCCGGTGCGGCGAGTGCCAGCAGTGGGGCACGGTCCAGGAGCAGGCCACGCAGACCGGCATCCTCCGCCGCGTGAACGCCCTCGCCCCGACCGCCGACCGCGCCGCGCGCCCGATCACGCAGATCACCACGCAGGACGCCCCGCGACGGACGAGCGGCGTCGGCGAGTTCGACCGCGTGCTCGGCGGCGGCATCGTGCCGGGGGCCGCGATCCTCCTCAGCGGCGAGCCCGGCGTCGGCAAGTCCACCCTCCTGCTGGAGGTCGCCGCGCAGGCGGCCCGGAGCGGACGACGCGTGCTCTACGCGAGCGCCGAGGAGTCGCCGGCCCAGGTGCGGCTGCGCGCCGAGCGCACCGGCGCCCTGCACGACGAGCTCTATCTCGCGAGCGAGACCGATCTCGCCACCATCCTCGGCCACATCGACGAGGTGCAGCCGCAGCTCGTCATCGTCGACTCGGTCCAGACGGTCTCCTCCTCCCTCACCGACGGCGCGGCCGGTCAGCCGAGCCAGGTGCGCGAGGTCGCCGCGACCCTCATCCGGGTGGCGAAGGAGCGCGACCTCCCGATCATCATCGTGGGGCACGTGACGAAGGACGGCCAGGTCGCCGGCCCGCGGGTGCTGGAGCACCTCGTCGACGTGGTGTGCCACTTCGAGGGCGACCGGCAGACGTCGCTGCGGTTCATCCGCGCGCTCAAGAACCGCTTCGGCCCGACCGACGAGGTCGGCTGCTTCGAGATGACCGGAGACGGCATCGCTGAGGTGCCGGATCCGTCCGGCCTGTTCCTGTCGCAGGGTGCGTCCGAACCCGGCACCTGCGTCGCGATCTCGCTGGAGGGCCGCCGCGCCCTCCCCGTCGAGGTGCAGGCGCTGACCGTGCCGAGCAACGCCCCGAACCCGCGGCGCATCGTGCACGGTCTCGACTCCTCGCGCGTGGCGATGGTCCTCGCCATCCTCGAGCGTCGCGCGGGCGTGCCCACCGGCAGCCTCGACGTCTATGTGTCCACCGTCGGCGGCGTGCGGTTCACCGAGCCCGCCGCCGACCTCGCCATCGCGATCGCGGTGGCCGGTTCCATCCAGATGATCTCGGTGCCGCGCACGGTCGCCGCTGTCGGCGAGCTCAGTCTCGCCGGCGAGGTGCGGCCGGTGACGCAGGCGGCGCAGCGACGGTCCGAAGCCGCACGACTCGGCTACGAGCAGGTCGTCGACGATCGCTCCAAGACGCTGCGTGCCGCGCTGGGAGACGTCAGGGCGCGCAACAGCACCCGCCGCCCGGACCGCGACATCCCTCCGTTCTGA
- a CDS encoding dehydrogenase — protein MAAKKAKSAKGAKKKPAPEDFRSEALALALEKQDVAAVAFALRHGTTVVPLIKPGARDNPLDSGEVWTYRDPNTGDLALLLFSDAKNKPANLPPGVGIYDATWLRAFLAAHPITTVFLDIAGPHPMQADPVELLKALDA, from the coding sequence ATGGCAGCGAAGAAGGCGAAGTCCGCGAAGGGCGCGAAGAAGAAGCCGGCCCCCGAGGACTTCCGGTCCGAAGCCCTGGCTCTCGCACTCGAGAAGCAGGACGTCGCCGCGGTCGCGTTCGCGCTGCGGCACGGCACCACCGTGGTCCCGCTCATCAAGCCCGGTGCCCGCGACAACCCCCTCGACAGCGGCGAGGTGTGGACGTACCGCGACCCGAACACCGGCGACCTCGCGCTGCTGCTGTTCAGCGACGCCAAGAACAAGCCGGCGAACCTCCCGCCCGGTGTCGGCATCTACGACGCGACCTGGCTGCGCGCCTTCCTCGCCGCCCACCCGATCACGACCGTGTTCCTCGACATCGCGGGTCCGCACCCGATGCAGGCCGATCCGGTGGAGCTGCTCAAGGCCCTCGACGCCTGA
- a CDS encoding amino-acid N-acetyltransferase, translating into MSAYIVRPARSADIVSIRNLLQPMVEQRILLGKDLAVLYGAVQEFVVAEADGELIGCGALHVIWEDLGEVRTLLVREDWLHHGVGRAIVERLEENARALGLSRLFCLTFEVDFFGRRGFTPIGEQVVDPDVYSQLLRSGDAGVEEFLDLAHVKPNTLGNTRMLKVL; encoded by the coding sequence GTGAGCGCGTACATCGTCCGGCCGGCCCGCAGCGCCGACATCGTCAGCATCCGGAACCTGCTCCAGCCGATGGTGGAGCAGCGCATCCTGCTCGGCAAGGACCTCGCCGTGCTCTACGGCGCCGTGCAGGAGTTCGTCGTGGCCGAGGCCGACGGCGAGCTGATCGGCTGCGGCGCCCTGCACGTCATCTGGGAGGACCTCGGTGAAGTGCGCACGCTGCTCGTCCGCGAGGACTGGCTGCACCACGGCGTCGGGCGGGCCATCGTCGAGCGGCTCGAGGAGAACGCGCGCGCGCTCGGGCTCTCCCGGCTGTTTTGCCTCACCTTCGAGGTGGACTTCTTCGGACGGCGCGGGTTCACGCCCATTGGCGAGCAGGTCGTCGACCCCGACGTGTACTCGCAGCTTCTGCGCAGCGGCGACGCCGGTGTCGAGGAGTTCCTCGACCTCGCGCACGTGAAGCCGAACACCCTCGGCAACACCCGCATGCTCAAGGTGCTCTGA
- a CDS encoding ATP-dependent Clp protease ATP-binding subunit: MFERFTDRARRVVVLAQEEAKMLNHNYIGTEHILLGLIHEGEGVAAKALESLGISLDAVREQVQDIIGQGQQQPTGHIPFTPRAKKVLELSLREALQLGHNYIGTEHILLGLIREGEGVAAQVLVKLGADLNKVRQQVIQLLSGAPGREPASVGAQSNDTPSGAQGGSQVLDQFGRNLTQAARDNKLDPVIGREKEAERVMQILSRRSKNNPVLIGEPGVGKTAVVEGLAQAIVKGDVPETLKDKQLYSLDLGSLIAGSRYRGDFEERLKKVTKEIRTRGDIIVFIDEIHTLVGAGAAEGAIDAASILKPLLARGELQTIGATTLDEYRKHFEKDAALERRFQPVQVNEPTLPHAINILKGLRDRYEAHHKVQITDGAIVAAANLADRYVSDRFLPDKAIDLIDEAGARLRLSILSSPPELREFDEKIAAVREQKEIASEEQDFEKAASLRDEEKSLLAERLRLEKQWRAGDVATQAVVDEGLIAEVLAQATGIPVFKLTEEESSRLVFMEKALHQRVIGQEEAIAALSKTIRRQRAGLKDPKRPSGSFIFAGPTGVGKTELAKALAEFLFDDEAALISLDMSEFGEKHTVSRLFGAPPGFVGFEEGGQLTEKVRRKPFSVVLFDEIEKAHPDIFNSLLQILEEGRLTDGQGRIVDFKSTVIIMTTNLGARDIAGGPVGFQIEGNNATSYERMKGKVNEELKRHFKPEFLNRVDDIIVFPQLSKDELVQIVDLFTKRLGDRLLDRDMTIELSQSAKERLIEIGFDPALGARPLRRAMQHEIEDRLSEKILHGELDSGDHVKVDAKDGEFLFEHGPRGEKVAVGVNTGGGAISGTPDLAITGND; the protein is encoded by the coding sequence ATGTTCGAGAGATTCACGGACCGAGCCCGTCGAGTGGTCGTCCTCGCCCAAGAAGAGGCGAAGATGCTCAACCACAACTACATCGGCACCGAGCACATCCTGCTCGGCCTCATCCACGAGGGCGAGGGCGTCGCAGCCAAGGCGCTGGAGTCGCTCGGCATCTCCCTCGACGCCGTGCGCGAGCAGGTGCAGGACATCATCGGCCAGGGTCAGCAGCAGCCGACCGGCCACATCCCGTTCACGCCGCGCGCCAAGAAGGTGCTCGAGCTGAGCCTCCGCGAGGCCCTGCAGCTCGGTCACAACTACATCGGCACCGAGCACATCCTCCTCGGCCTCATCCGTGAGGGCGAGGGCGTGGCCGCTCAGGTGCTCGTCAAGCTGGGCGCCGACCTCAACAAGGTGCGGCAGCAGGTCATCCAGCTGCTCTCCGGCGCTCCGGGCCGCGAGCCCGCATCCGTCGGCGCGCAGTCCAACGACACCCCGTCGGGTGCGCAGGGCGGCTCGCAGGTGCTCGACCAGTTCGGTCGCAACCTCACGCAGGCCGCGCGCGACAACAAGCTCGACCCGGTGATCGGGCGCGAGAAGGAGGCGGAGCGGGTCATGCAGATCCTCTCCCGCCGCTCCAAGAACAACCCCGTTCTCATCGGCGAGCCCGGCGTCGGCAAGACCGCCGTCGTCGAGGGCCTCGCCCAGGCGATCGTCAAGGGCGATGTGCCCGAGACGCTGAAGGACAAGCAGCTCTACTCGCTCGACCTCGGCTCGCTCATCGCCGGTTCCCGCTACCGCGGCGACTTCGAGGAGCGCCTGAAGAAGGTCACCAAGGAGATCCGCACGCGCGGCGACATCATCGTCTTCATCGACGAGATCCACACCCTCGTGGGTGCGGGTGCCGCCGAGGGCGCGATCGACGCGGCCAGCATCCTCAAGCCGCTGCTCGCCCGCGGTGAGCTCCAGACGATCGGTGCCACCACGCTCGACGAGTACCGCAAGCACTTCGAGAAGGACGCCGCGCTCGAGCGCCGCTTCCAGCCGGTGCAGGTGAACGAGCCGACGCTGCCGCACGCGATCAACATCCTCAAGGGGCTGCGCGACCGGTACGAGGCGCACCACAAGGTGCAGATCACCGACGGCGCGATCGTCGCCGCGGCGAACCTCGCCGACCGCTACGTCTCCGACCGCTTCCTCCCGGACAAGGCCATCGACCTGATCGACGAGGCCGGCGCCCGCCTGCGTCTGTCGATCCTGTCCAGCCCGCCCGAGCTGCGCGAGTTCGACGAGAAGATCGCCGCCGTGCGCGAGCAGAAGGAGATCGCCTCCGAGGAGCAGGACTTCGAGAAGGCCGCCTCGCTGCGCGACGAGGAGAAGAGCCTCCTCGCCGAGCGCCTGCGCCTCGAGAAGCAGTGGCGTGCGGGTGACGTCGCGACCCAGGCGGTCGTCGACGAGGGCCTGATCGCCGAGGTGCTCGCCCAGGCGACCGGCATCCCCGTGTTCAAGCTGACGGAGGAGGAGTCCAGCCGACTCGTCTTCATGGAGAAGGCGCTGCACCAGCGCGTCATCGGTCAGGAGGAGGCCATCGCGGCCCTCTCCAAGACCATCCGTCGTCAGCGTGCCGGCCTCAAGGACCCGAAGCGTCCGTCGGGCTCGTTCATCTTCGCCGGTCCCACGGGCGTCGGAAAGACCGAGCTCGCGAAGGCGCTCGCGGAGTTCCTCTTCGACGACGAGGCCGCGCTCATCTCGCTCGACATGAGCGAGTTCGGCGAGAAGCACACCGTCTCGCGGCTGTTCGGTGCCCCTCCCGGGTTCGTCGGCTTCGAAGAGGGTGGTCAGCTCACCGAGAAGGTACGGCGCAAGCCGTTCAGCGTGGTCCTCTTCGACGAGATCGAGAAGGCGCACCCGGACATCTTCAACTCGCTGCTGCAGATCCTGGAAGAGGGTCGCCTCACCGACGGTCAGGGTCGGATCGTGGACTTCAAGAGCACGGTCATCATCATGACCACCAACCTCGGTGCGCGTGACATCGCCGGCGGCCCCGTCGGCTTCCAGATCGAGGGCAACAACGCCACGAGCTACGAGCGGATGAAGGGCAAGGTCAACGAAGAGCTCAAGCGGCACTTCAAGCCCGAGTTCCTCAACCGTGTCGACGACATCATCGTCTTCCCGCAGCTGAGCAAGGACGAGCTGGTGCAGATCGTGGATCTGTTCACGAAGCGCCTCGGCGACCGCCTGCTCGACCGCGACATGACGATCGAGCTGTCGCAGTCCGCCAAGGAGCGCCTGATCGAGATCGGGTTCGACCCGGCTCTGGGTGCTCGTCCGCTGCGTCGTGCGATGCAGCACGAGATCGAGGACCGCCTGTCGGAGAAGATCCTGCACGGCGAGCTCGACTCGGGCGACCACGTGAAGGTCGACGCGAAGGACGGGGAGTTCCTGTTCGAGCACGGCCCGCGCGGCGAGAAGGTCGCGGTCGGTGTGAACACCGGCGGCGGCGCGATCTCGGGCACGCCCGACCTGGCGATCACCGGCAACGACTGA
- a CDS encoding helix-turn-helix transcriptional regulator, with protein sequence MSPAESDDEFTGIHCRLDELLAARGMTLTELSAAVGVSIVNLSVLKNDRARAIRYSTLRAICEALDCEVGDLLVLADR encoded by the coding sequence GTGAGCCCGGCGGAGAGCGACGACGAGTTCACGGGCATCCATTGCCGTCTCGACGAGCTGCTGGCGGCCCGCGGGATGACGCTGACGGAGCTGAGCGCCGCCGTCGGCGTCAGCATCGTGAACCTGTCGGTGCTGAAGAACGATCGTGCCCGCGCGATCCGCTACTCCACGCTGCGGGCGATCTGCGAGGCCCTCGACTGCGAGGTCGGCGACCTCCTCGTCCTCGCCGATCGCTGA
- a CDS encoding dicarboxylate/amino acid:cation symporter, which yields MSTTARAQKAPDTRGPVRKLLTSFGFQIIAALVLGIAAGLIGRQLGATAENPTGLSTTLDTIGSSYVTLLRAAVVPLIFTAIVASISNLRRVQNAARLAGQTILWFAITAFIAVIIGIVLGLVIQPGSRAGEGLEPGEPYTVGTWWNFLLGLIPQNFLGLTVSTSPGATDGSFTSSVGFNILQVIVVAAVVGIAALKAGKKAEPFLVFTESLLKVIQRVLWWIIRIAPLGTFGLIGSAVIKYGWEKLASLGWFAAAVYIGLALVLFVVYPVLVRTHGLSIKQYFSGVWPAVQLAFVSRSSIGTLPLTERVTERNLGVPRSYASFAVPLGATTKMDGCAAIYPAIAAIFVAQFFGIELNFVQYLLIVIVSVVGSAATAGTTGAVVMLTLTLSTLGLPLEGVGLLLAIDPILDMGRTAVNVAGQALIPAIVAKREGILDEELYNAPREGLPFADDSGDDAPEAPATSTPEPAGTR from the coding sequence ATGAGCACCACCGCACGCGCCCAGAAGGCGCCAGACACCCGCGGGCCGGTCCGGAAGCTGCTGACATCGTTCGGCTTCCAGATCATCGCCGCCCTCGTCCTCGGCATCGCCGCCGGTCTGATCGGCCGCCAGCTGGGCGCCACCGCCGAGAACCCGACCGGCCTGTCGACCACCCTCGACACGATCGGCAGCTCCTACGTCACGCTGCTCCGCGCGGCCGTCGTCCCGCTGATCTTCACGGCGATCGTCGCCAGCATCTCCAACCTGCGTCGCGTGCAGAACGCCGCCCGCCTCGCCGGACAGACGATCCTCTGGTTCGCGATCACCGCCTTCATCGCCGTCATCATCGGCATCGTCCTCGGCCTCGTGATCCAGCCGGGTAGCCGTGCCGGTGAGGGCCTGGAGCCCGGCGAGCCGTACACGGTCGGCACCTGGTGGAACTTCCTCCTCGGCCTGATCCCGCAGAACTTCCTCGGCCTGACCGTCAGCACCTCGCCCGGAGCGACCGACGGCTCCTTCACCTCGAGCGTCGGCTTCAACATCCTCCAGGTGATCGTGGTCGCGGCCGTCGTCGGCATCGCGGCGCTCAAGGCCGGCAAGAAGGCCGAGCCGTTCCTCGTCTTCACCGAGTCGCTGCTCAAGGTCATCCAGCGCGTGCTGTGGTGGATCATCCGCATCGCCCCGCTGGGCACGTTCGGCCTCATCGGCTCCGCCGTCATCAAGTACGGCTGGGAGAAGCTGGCGTCGCTCGGCTGGTTCGCGGCCGCAGTCTACATCGGCCTCGCGCTCGTGCTGTTCGTCGTGTACCCGGTGCTGGTGCGCACGCACGGGCTGTCGATCAAGCAGTACTTCTCGGGTGTGTGGCCCGCGGTGCAGCTCGCCTTCGTGAGCCGCTCCTCCATCGGCACGCTCCCCCTCACGGAGCGCGTGACCGAGCGCAACCTCGGCGTGCCCCGCTCGTACGCCTCGTTCGCCGTGCCGCTCGGTGCGACGACGAAGATGGACGGCTGCGCCGCGATCTACCCGGCCATCGCGGCGATCTTCGTCGCGCAGTTCTTCGGCATCGAGCTGAACTTCGTGCAGTACCTGCTGATCGTCATCGTCTCGGTCGTGGGCTCCGCCGCCACCGCCGGCACCACCGGCGCGGTCGTCATGCTCACGCTGACGCTGTCGACCCTGGGACTGCCACTCGAGGGCGTGGGCCTGCTGCTCGCGATCGACCCGATCCTCGACATGGGTCGCACCGCGGTGAACGTCGCCGGTCAGGCGCTCATCCCGGCGATCGTCGCGAAGCGCGAGGGCATCCTCGACGAGGAGCTCTACAACGCACCGCGCGAGGGTCTGCCGTTCGCCGACGACTCCGGCGACGACGCCCCCGAGGCGCCCGCCACCTCCACCCCGGAGCCCGCCGGCACCCGCTGA